GCTGCTGGAAGTTTGTACTTGTATCTGAAGAGATcttagaaaaaatatgtaatgcATCCGGCATAGGAGAGAACTACGATCATAGAAGAAGAATAATCAAGAATTCAACTTACGGGTCACATCTGCCTGTCGTGGCATTAAATGTAGCAAGTGGGCAATAGGAACCAAGCGGGCAGGCTACAAAGTCCAACAATTATATGTTAGTTTATATGATAACGGATCTGTGATCCAATGTATATCTTAGTGCTATATGCATGCTCCCAATAgattaaacaaaagaaataacacAATGATGCAAAGGCAGAGAGATGCTAAGATCAACTGATTTTCCTATTAAGAAGCTAATGATTGGATCTGTGAATACACAAACACATGGCGTATAGATGTGAAACTGGCAAACAAATAGGCAACTAAAAGACTCTCAGACTCACGCATCATGCATGTGAGGCCTTGAGGGCAAAAGAAGCCCTCGCAACATGTATCACAGTCAGAGCCTCTAGGTGGTATATCTCGCGAATTCTTTAGGTCAACCGGATCATCGTTGTCTAGGCCACATGCCCATCCCGGCTCACACCCTGCCACCCAATGGGAGGAATTGCAGTTCCTGTTAAGCTTCAGGGAATCCCCTCCACTTTTCAAGTTGCTAAAATAGATTTCAGCTTCAGCTGCTGTGCAGAAGCGTCGAGTAGCATCTGTCATTGGACACCGAGACATCAAAAGACAAAACTACGATGTAATACTACattactactacaaattaTACAGACCAGACCAATAAGCATCCTGGATACTTGTAAGAAATCTTATATTAGATCACAAATTGAGTGAGGCTTGACTAGTAAACAAAAGCAAAGATGATTTTACTTTGTTCACTAAAGTAATGAGTTTTTAGCAGCATGAATTCATGAATTCAGAACTAAATCCCTACCCCTCCAAATCCTCCTTTTTTATGAACATATGCTCACATTCAAATCTCTCTGAGACTCGGTCAACTAACAAGAGACAGCTACAAATACCAAAAAGGGATCATAGATACTATCCCAGCAAATCTTATGGAATCTAGTGTCCGTAGCaataaaatggagtactagaaaagtaaaaaaagaaagaaataaacattATATCCAAATTACTCATTTTCTTGAAAGGAAACAAAGTTGAAGGGAAAGTACCTCCGGTTTTGGCGATGCAAGCGGTCAAAAAGCTCAAATCCGACGAAAAATTGAAAGCTGTATTCCATTCACGTTCCCTTCAAGATAAAgtagaataaagtgaaaaactAGCAGCAAAATCCACAGAAGGAAGACCCATTTTTTTCTGCATTTCttctcaaagaaaaaaaaaagcaagaaagaagaagatggggAAAAGGGAATACTTATTCCGGATGCAAAAGCTATAATCTTGAACGAGTTTGCTGGAGAGGAGAGCGGAGGTGAGATTATCAAGATTGCCGTAAGCTAGCTGTGTGGGAGATCCAAACGAGGGAGGAGTGAATTGGCAGTGCACGAAGGTGGACGGAAAGATGAATGTGAGTGTGACAATGCAGATGAATTTGGAGCAGCAACGATGGTTGAAGCTCATTCTTGTCGACAATCCAacaattatgaaatttggGAGCCAAACCAAATGCGGATTCTTTGTGAAAGGATAAATGTAATGACGCAGAAGTGGGAAGCAGCTGCAGCCTGCAGAGATGTTTAGATGTTGATTGTGTGTGGCCTGCACATACGGCAATTGATTTGACTACtgcatattttattagtagcAACTCCATTGACACACAACTTCATAAATGAGTATAATGATTATCTCTTCCTCCACTTTACTAGACAATTTCTGTGCACTAATTtaataactatataaaaaaaataaaggggaaaggataaaaaattcaatgacGATACAAAAGGTGCAAATTTCAGAAATctaattttaagattattcCAAGAGAAATGTATAGTATTTTAGAGATGATAAAAGTATAGAATAATAACATTGACAAGGAGTAGATGATTTCGTTAtacagtttttttttcctttaatatattttaaagaagATTAATAATTTCGTCTTATTAATTGAAGGATAACTAAATTGTTAGTTTATCGTCTAGTACATCATACAATCATAGATTGTGttgattatattaataaaaaattgcatcATTAGATGGGTAATCCACTTCTATATGCTAAACACAATATTACAAATTGAAAATACGGAGATAtagatttaataataatttagattAATATCATTGTGAATTTGTCGAAAATCATCACGCAGATTGCGTACATtttatttaccaaaaaaattgcGCATTTAGCTTGGTatgaaaatgatcaatacaaaaattgatCCTAATACATCATTATATAGgtcatatatattataaaattcatatttgaGGTCGTGtaagatcattttatgtcATCTTTACTATAATTACGTAAAATAAGCTTACGATGACCTAAACATGATCTTTGTATGCTTAGTCCTATGTTTTTTCATTAAGAATGTGTTTTATATAGATTAAAACCATAGTTTGGTAATCCACCTCTATGTACTACTAGACACAATATTACAAACTGAAAATAAGaagatatatattttattataatttggatttggataaaaatcaataatcaatttgTTAAGAAGATCCACATCACGAAAATCATCGCTGAATTTGTCAAAAATCATCATACAAATTGTGTACATTTTATAACAAACTATTTGCATCTTTTCACTTGTTAATCCAccattatatactactactaaacaCAATAGTACAAACTGAAAATACGAAGATAtggatttaattatacttcggagaacaaattaataatcatcTTATTAAGAACATCCACATTATGAGCATCTTGGTTGAAATTGTCAAAAATCATAGACATAGTCAATGTGTCCATGTGCATATGCCAAATGGAGGCGACTTCCCTGTGCATTCACTAACTAAGATAGATGCATCATGCATTTGTCCCTATTGCTAAGCCATTTTGGAAAatggaattttgtttatttaaaaatagttttattttttaattgtgagAAGGAATTTGGAAAGCGAAACCAATCGACTTTATGCGATGATGTTGAAGTGCATTTGCCCTAATTTTTGGGTAACTCCTTCATAGATTTTTTCAAAAGGATGACTGACTTAAATTTGCATATTATTAGGCGCAAGCTCAATTCGATAATTAATAGAAGTAGTaatatatcttattttgtgGAAGTTCGGTATTCATCAACAAAAGATAATTACatccttaatttttttaagtccTTAGACatgcataaacaaaaaatgtgTATCCGGCCCCACATTTGAACCCggtaataaaattcaaatggcCCATAACTAAAAAAGTGAGCGTATACTAAATAATTGGCCcaattatcaaaattcaaattgttcATCAATGAATAATGTTGGGCCTTACTGAATGGACTTCCACGGTATTACTAACTCAGTAGAAAAGTATATTCAGAATATGGATAgttcattttccaaaaaaagaacTACAGTTATGTTTCTATTTAAGATATAATAAATcgaaattactaattaataccAACAaccaaaaaatgtaaaaagttaGGTATTTTCTGAATATTTGCAAAGCCATAATGatcatttttctcaaaatcatTGCCTTGATGCCTTCTACAATTTTTGAAATCCATTAAAATACGTGTATATAGTCGTTAATACTATTTATGAAGACTTTGACTATGTTACTCATATTGTGATTatgatattgatttttatttttatagcgCGTAGAAATTAATTTGGATGTATAATTGTCAACTCATTAAAATTGACGGATAAATAATTGCAAGCTACTAgtatcttttaatttcttttgagGTCAATCGTTCCCAATATGCATTCATATAATGACTCaaattaaaactcaaaacattTAGTTTATctctaatactactactaattaattctTATAATACGAAAAAAAAGCCTTGAAACGTGGGGGCTTGTAACCCTGCCGCGTAAAATGCCCGACTGTGATAAAAGAAATTTGGCAtatttaaaatcaagaaattgaCATATTTTGAGGTACTACGAatgaaatcaatatataagTATTTGATTGCTACAAAACTGACATTTGTGCATTGTTTGTCAATGCTTAtctaaataatataattataacataCGGATATTAATTTGAGTGGCTTAATTTTCAGCGCGAACAAAGAAAGTGATAAATGTGTTGTTTTGGccaaaaatgtcaaaaaaggaaaaataaattgaaaatgatagaatgaaaaggaagaaaaaacaaatactctcTAGATAAAAGGTACATGTGGTTATTAACAATTGAGCCCTTTTCATATTTGATCGTTAATGTGAATTTAGTTTAAACTAAATCGactcaattaaaaatatgttagCGAATCTTTTTAATTAGTCAAAATTGTATTGTGACAAATATGGACAGCAATTTGCCAGCATTCTAATCcgcaattgagaaataattagaACATATATATGGGTTAGTCAACTATGTCAGAAAAATTCTGTGGAAATTTGTCTTCTTTTTATCACTAATAATCCATTCTTTTGATTGAATTAGGAGGAAAATGTCAacctattaattaaaatgtaaatgatGTTTAACacttttgaattaattaattaccgAATTGAGAATCAAAGTGTCAACGTTTGCTTGGCCACATCGTTACTAAACCCACATTAATCTGTcctaaataatagtacttgataaatcaaaatatttagcGTTAGTTAGAGTAGTATATATGATATACTGTCAAATGCATTAATATTGCAATTTAATAGGaatgaacttaaaaaattgaagcacCTATGTAATTATGCGTCATTGTAATCGTCCTACgttacattttaaaaattccaaTTGATTCATTCCAGCTAAAGAGTGAAATGTTATTCATTTATCAATCAATCGatacacaattttaattaagtcaaACTCGATTTCGTAAAAAACCAAGTATTTTCCGAATGTCAAAGCtggaaagaaaaacaaataccTGACCCATGGAATTGGTTTAGTGAAATTATGTAGAAAAAGATGCAATCTTTATAGGTAATGAATATTCAAAATGTTTAACCAATTTTAGCCCATGTCCAAGTAGTACACCATTGATGCACTTCTTTTGTTTGCAAATTCAGTTGTTGCTTGGTGTGAAAATGGCAATTCACATTCACATGACTCCATCTTCAACCAAATCAATTCCTTCCACATAAAGCAAAGCCCTGCCGTCTCAAATCATGGtcccaaaacaagaaaaaagaagaatctttttttatttgtctttcTCCAAAGtcttgttttaaaattttaatgttccATGATTCATCACTCCTTGATGCAATGTTGTTATCAATGGGGGTATGGAAGTTGGTGAGCAAAACTCCAGCTGCCTACCATTGACTTCCCCCACAGATCATGGCATCCTCGTTGCCACACatgcatttttctttttaatcccttttcatttttggacaCACCCACAAAATATTCCATTACAAAAATCACACAGATATTGCTGCTTTGTCTCTTACAGGTGAGCTGACTCTCTCCAAACTCACAATCTTTACTTCTTCTGGTTGTTCATCAATTTCCATCTCTATAGATATgggttttgattttcttgatgtttttttatatcattagtCTCATGATTTGAAATTGTGGTAACTAAGCAAAGAGGGTTTGTAAGAAAAGTTATGTTAGTGATGATTCTTGTGTGAATTCTTTGTCATGATTGTTAATGAATGATATAGCTCCCCATGCTTATAGACTATAGTAAGAAAAGTTATGTCTATGTTTTGACTcaattatatatgtgtgtgttcTGTTTTTTGTTATGCAATTCTTGTGTAGGCAATTGATGAAATGGCTATTTTGTTATGCAATTCTTGATATACCTATATATGTAGGCAATCAAGAAATATGtatgtttatttatctaaaCTTACTAGGATTTTGACCCCAGCTTTGATCTGTTGAAGAACATGAGGTGTTTTCACTTCTCCGATGGTTATAAAACCGATGAGCCACGGACCACCAAGTCCGGGTCAGGCGTCTCATCAACGTCCACATCCACAGATCTTGATGTGAGGAAGCTAGGGTCGGAGAACGTATCAGACATAAGCAACGCGTCATCATCTGCTAAGATCTCGTTCGCTAGTCTGTCCCAAAAGCATAGCAACCTTAGGGTGTTCACGTTCGCAGAGCTGAAGACTGCAACGAAGAGCTTCAGCCGCGCTCTCATGCTTGGAGAGGGCGGGTTTGGGCCCGTGTATAGAGGCGTCTTGAGGGAGAAGGCGGATTCAAATAAACGCGTTGACATTGCTGTTAAACAGCTCAGCAGCAGAGGATTACAGGCAAGCCTATCTTCTTCTAACACTATTGCATTGAGGTTTGTTTGAGACTCATCAAAATGATAATACTTTGTAGTGAAATCATGATCTAATTCTTCGCATTCTTATTGTCGTTGATCATGATAATATGATACCTTAAAGACGTTGATTTATGATCATTCGTGTAGGGGCACAAGGAGTGGGTGACGGAAGTGAATGTGCTTGGCATTGTTGATCACCCGAATCTTGTGAAGCTAATAGGCTACTGTGCTGAAGATGACGAGAGAGGGATCCAGCGCCTTCTGGTGTACGAATACATGCCAAATCGTAGCGTGCAAGATCATATATCAAGTCGGTTTCATGCACCTCTGCCGTGGGCAACTAGGCTAAAAGTGGCACAGGATGCTGCAAAAGGACTAGCATATCTTCATGAGGGCATGGAAATTCAGGtataactactttctctctgtCGAAATTCGCCTCAACGCTTATCACGGCTAGCTTCATAAAGAGATGGCTTTTTTGTGTAGATTATCTTCAGAGATTTCAAGTCTTCAAACATTCTCTTGGATGAGCAATGGAATGCTAAGCTCTCGGATTTCGGCTTGGCCAAATTAGGCCCTGCTGATGGATTAAGTCATGTCTCTACTGCTGTATGCCCTCTCTCTCGACgagttatatatttttatagtttttttattgtgcGTGGGTTGGCATAGTGGTAGTCTGGTTAATGTCGTTATGCCAAAGGTCTTATGTTGGAGTCCACTGTTGCAAGACCtttgttttgcacttttgcTGATGCATTTAAATATGATCTCCAACAGGTTGTGGGGACAGTGGGATATGCTGCGCCGGAGTACATCCAGACGGGGCGCCTCACGGCCAAGAGCGACGTCTGGAGCTACGGGATATTCCTGTACGAGCTCATTACCGGGAGGCGCCCCTTTGACAGGAATAAGCCGAAGGACGAGCAGAAGCTCTTGGACTGGGTGAGGCCGCACCTCTCGGACATGAAGAAGTTCGAACAGATCCTAGACCCTCGTCTCAACGGGAAGTATGACGCCAAGTCGGCTCAGAGGCTCGCGGCCATTGCCAACCGGTGTCTGATCAGGCACCCCAAAAACCGGCCTAGAATGAGCGACGTCGTAGAGATGGTTAACCATGTTGTCAAAGGGATGAGCAGCCAGACCCCGGACGCCTCAGTCGAGTGCGCCATTCTGGCGCCGGACGAGGAGGGATCGTTGCAAGAGCGTTGGAAGAGGAGGATTCTTGAGCACATCAAGGGAGATCACAAGTGCTTGGGTTGGAAATCAAGGAGGAGAGGAGTAGCAAGTGAAgatatttgaagttttttttttgagtttgtgTGAAAAGGATCATAAAGCAGGGGACATTTCttagtttaaaaattttcatttgaattaAGTTTTGGCTTTCAAActgtaaataataaatgtgataTATGCTTGTACAAATCTTTCATTACTAATCTACGTTTTGACTCGGACCCACAGTTTCTTACACAAATTAATCAAACCTATAACCTGTTAACAGAATTGTTTCGAATTATACatagttaaaaatttaaaattcattaatgaCTAAAGTCAAACGTATTTTTATCGAGTTAGTgacttaattatatatctaattattctaattaatctaattaatttagtattaaaatttgtaaaatatatttaacttATTAATTCATGGTTCAATCAGTCGGACCACCCTATTTGTTGATAGGGTCTGAACACTAgagtgtataattttttatcgATATACCTTCGTAGTAGTACACAATGTCTTTCATCATATGGAGtatgataataatataggaCCTGCGATTTCAAGTC
The genomic region above belongs to Salvia hispanica cultivar TCC Black 2014 chromosome 3, UniMelb_Shisp_WGS_1.0, whole genome shotgun sequence and contains:
- the LOC125213336 gene encoding serine/threonine-protein kinase PCRK1-like isoform X1, which codes for MEVGEQNSSCLPLTSPTDHGILVATHAFFFLIPFHFWTHPQNIPLQKSHRYCCFVSYSFDLLKNMRCFHFSDGYKTDEPRTTKSGSGVSSTSTSTDLDVRKLGSENVSDISNASSSAKISFASLSQKHSNLRVFTFAELKTATKSFSRALMLGEGGFGPVYRGVLREKADSNKRVDIAVKQLSSRGLQGHKEWVTEVNVLGIVDHPNLVKLIGYCAEDDERGIQRLLVYEYMPNRSVQDHISSRFHAPLPWATRLKVAQDAAKGLAYLHEGMEIQIIFRDFKSSNILLDEQWNAKLSDFGLAKLGPADGLSHVSTAVVGTVGYAAPEYIQTGRLTAKSDVWSYGIFLYELITGRRPFDRNKPKDEQKLLDWVRPHLSDMKKFEQILDPRLNGKYDAKSAQRLAAIANRCLIRHPKNRPRMSDVVEMVNHVVKGMSSQTPDASVECAILAPDEEGSLQERWKRRILEHIKGDHKCLGWKSRRRGVASEDI
- the LOC125213336 gene encoding serine/threonine-protein kinase PCRK1-like isoform X2 produces the protein MRCFHFSDGYKTDEPRTTKSGSGVSSTSTSTDLDVRKLGSENVSDISNASSSAKISFASLSQKHSNLRVFTFAELKTATKSFSRALMLGEGGFGPVYRGVLREKADSNKRVDIAVKQLSSRGLQGHKEWVTEVNVLGIVDHPNLVKLIGYCAEDDERGIQRLLVYEYMPNRSVQDHISSRFHAPLPWATRLKVAQDAAKGLAYLHEGMEIQIIFRDFKSSNILLDEQWNAKLSDFGLAKLGPADGLSHVSTAVVGTVGYAAPEYIQTGRLTAKSDVWSYGIFLYELITGRRPFDRNKPKDEQKLLDWVRPHLSDMKKFEQILDPRLNGKYDAKSAQRLAAIANRCLIRHPKNRPRMSDVVEMVNHVVKGMSSQTPDASVECAILAPDEEGSLQERWKRRILEHIKGDHKCLGWKSRRRGVASEDI